From a single Amphiprion ocellaris isolate individual 3 ecotype Okinawa chromosome 18, ASM2253959v1, whole genome shotgun sequence genomic region:
- the LOC111577747 gene encoding alpha-tectorin-like yields the protein MAGQIILPVLLLGIISGVTPQFTGTLYPIGGTTSARSLDGSSPRIALLRPFVYFGHTYNQIYVNHNGDLTFNAPWYSYIPQRFPMYGSRDIIAPFWTDIDIRRNGQINYTQYTNGTVLQQATQDINTYFPELNFTATLVFVATWYQVPYFPYSGTQTTFQAVLISDGRYSFVLMNYGIIARPTHRVEAGYDTINSTHHLSIPGTYLGNITNIFSATSAQLLNRTAYLSNVNVPGRFAFRVDNGSRGCIFNGAAVQRGDSFWSDSACTQKCTCTSAGLQCHNQLCSFSQICRPTSFQFSCQTVQRRTCTISGDPHYYSFDGTVFHYQGTCTYVLSEQCKNGLPYYRVEGKNEHRGSTHVSWTRLVRVHVYNETIELVKGRRGEAKVDGSFAATPFSLSNGTIQVYESGFSVVVTTNFGLVVSYDANHHVQISVPHTYFNATCGLCGNFNNHGGDDFRTRQGQIVSSDVVFANSWQVSGDDEPGCEARCGGLNCAACTSTQTALYSSAAHCGILQSTSGPFAACHQQFPPQNYVDSCVYDLCIGGGYQPILCQALNAYASQCQQSGIQLQSWRRSGFCEIQCPANSHFESQGTGCPPTCVNPNSTNNCPLPAQESCICNPGYILSGGVCVRHSDCGCSFEGRYYRSGETVILDNDCGRRCSCRYGSMTCHSHRCGPLELCDVEDGERGCRPKSYATCWIRGSGSYHTFDGLTYQYPGACRLTVSKVIGSSSQSHFVVTTEKVPRHQQGFSNVIKIEAEGTQISIEMAPSSKVQVDGQLIRLPFSSASNRIRIYHSSIHSIVLHTSFGVTVQTVWPRFVRLTVPSSYNSSLGGLCGNNNGNPHDDFRTPSGTLVNSSQAFGDSWRNGSLAAQCVESINHNSTTNYSSNEYCGILTSPHGPFAPCNTTVDPQQQLDACVNILRGSRDPTSALCEVLRDYVLMCQQRGITLGQWRNATACAQTCPANSHYELCGSSCPSACPSLSFPFTCVTRCQDGCQCDDGFVLNGNQCVPPTSCGCYHNGRYREGGEQFLDGECQHLCTCNSTTGVVHCVNNACGPQQSCRVVAGELGCHAIPRGTCSASGDPHYLTFDHKAYDFQGTCRYVLATLCNATHGHHQFSVEAKNEPWNGLPVSITAEVFVNVWGYQVHMSRHRRGVVEVNGITSNLPVLLNGSRVSIYASGSRTFVSSDFGLSVSYDGWSTVVVSLPSSYSGQMCGLCGNFNGNPNDEFQSPNGTTVTTPHAFGASWKVPGNYTCNDGCGSSCPRCTNEQPARAQCEVIKAADGPFSFCHEQVDPAPYFTDCVFDVCVSGNRNQDLLCRAIQSYVSACQSADVPIFPWRQNTTCRLDCAANSHYELCGTDCGDTCANSINATCEQGCSEGCFCDEGFVRSGLRCVPVQSCGCQHNGFYYDAGESFWTDGCSQRCECRAPNDLRCSPASCTPTQQCTIRNGQLGCYDALSTCTVWGDPHYITFDGVVSHFQGTCSYIITESVGHRTGETQFHVTATNNHRGNNRVSFVSVVDVYIVYQTENVHVRLGPNRRVKVNGTATSLPTTVGTLAQVERQGNYIVLNSSDLIVQFDGRSTLLVRIGPQRRNRVIGMCGNSNGNSADDKVLPNGTVAQNDNEFGHSWKAPTSQAGCGSTDETGDDGLSNCALVAKYSEVCSVITDTSGPFSSCHLHADPEPFFDSCVYDLCLYTPANSMQCSAAEAYERTCSVLGLNITEWRSGLHCAESDPCEHLDCTEDEWCGEKDGVYDCFCDERHHRPNNESYDSVITCANSTGTMSVSRCQLFEAGFHSSALHLRDDSCNATLQDGRLVFHFDNDDQLCGTVLRSNGTHFMYENTIRGDVDPHGGVISRQRNINLRFCCEYPLNEALSMAVGINPLESIVRKKLPSGQGEYHTKMILYQDAGYRFPFTSSQTVDIEVDEKVYVEVRTEGIDQTQISTILESCWATPVNIASNPVRWDLITEECPNAADGTVAMLQNGVSTVARFSFRMFSFTNYSSLYMHCQTHLCFLRNNNCTARCHLGHHWRALRDLSHSGTVDISVGPIVLKSGSGQLTSLVVTLLVSLLTAKTLF from the exons ATGGCAGGTCAAATCATATTGCCTGTGCTGCTTTTGGGGATAATAA GTGGGGTGACTCCTCAATTTACAG GAACCCTCTACCCAATTGGTGGGACAACAAGTGCTCGATCATTGGATGGAAGTTCTCCTAGAATTGCCCTGCTTCGACCTTTTGTTTATTTCGGACACACCTATAATCAGATTTat gTGAACCACAATGGAGATCTGACCTTTAATGCACCATGGTATAGCTACATACCTCAAAGGTTTCCAATGTATGGATCCAGAGACATCATCGCTCCATTCTGGACAGATATAGACATCAGAAGAAATGGTCAGATCAACTACACGCAATACACCAACGGCACCGTTCTCCAACAAGCTACACAAGATATTAATACGTACTTCCCAGAACTGAACTTTACAGCCACCTTGGTCTTCGTAGCGACATGGTATCAGGTGCCCTATTTTCCATATAGTGGAACC caaacaaCATTCCAGGCAGTCTTGATCTCTGATGGCCGGTACTCATTTGTACTGATGAACTATGGGATAATCGCCAGACCTACTCACAGAGTAGAG GCTGGATACGACACCATCAACTCTACTCACCATCTCTCCATCCCTGGAACATACTTGGGTAATATAACTAACATTTTCTCAGCCACCTCAGCTCAGTTGCTCAATCGTACTGCATACCTGAGCAACGTCAACGTACCTGGTCGCTTTGCTTTCCGGGTGGACAATGGATCAAGAGGCTGCATCTTCAATG GTGCAGCTGTGCAGCGTGGTGACTCGTTCTGGAGTGACAGTGCCTGTACTCAGAAGTGCACCTGCACCTCAGCAGGCCTGCAGTGTCACAACCAGCTCTGCTCCTTCTCACAAATCTGCCGGCCAACTTCCTTTCAGTTTTCCTGCCAGACAGTGCAGAGACGCACCTGCACCATAAGCGGCGATCCACATTACTACAGCTTCGATGGCACAGTGTTTCACTATCAGGGCACCTGCACCTATGTTCTCTCAGAACAATGTAAAAATGGGTTGCCCTACTACAGAGTCGAGGGGAAGAACGAACACCGGGGCAGCACTCATGTTTCCTGGACACGACTGGTCAGAGTGCATGTCTACAATGAAACCATTGAGCTTGTGAAAGGACGTCGTGGTGAGGCCAAG GTTGACGGAAGCTTCGCAGCAACCCCGTTTTCTCTTAGCAATGGCACCATCCAGGTTTATGAATCAGGTTTTTCTGTGGTTGTCACCACCAACTTCGGCTTGGTGGTATCTTATGATGCTAATCATCATGTCCAGATCAGCGTGCCCCACACCTACTTCAATGCAACATGTGGACTGTGTGGAAACTTCAACAATCACGGTGGAGATGACTTTCGGACCCGCCAAGGCCAGATTGTGAGCTCTGATGTAGTTTTTGCCAACAGTTGGCAAGTGTCTGGGGATGATGAGCCTGGATGTGAGGCACGATGTGGCGGGCTGAACTGTGCTGCCTGCACTAGCACTCAAACAGCATTATACAGCAGTGCTGCTCATTGTGGTATCCTCCAGAGCACGTCTGGACCTTTTGCCGCTTGCCATCAACAATTTCCCCCACAGAACTATGTGGACAGTTGTGTGTATGATCTGTGTATAGGAGGAGGGTACCAGCCCATTTTGTGTCAAGCTCTAAATGCGTATGCAAGTCAATGTCAACAAAGTGGAATCCAGCTGCAAAGCTGGAGAAGATCCGGTTTCTGTG AAATCCAATGCCCAGCAAACAGCCACTTTGAGTCCCAAGGCACAGGATGTCCACCTACCTGTGTTAATCCCAACTCCACCAACAACTGCCCTCTGCCTGCCCAGGAGAGCTGCATCTGCAATCCTGGCTACATTCTCAGTGGAGGGGTCTGTGTCCGTCATTCTGACTGTGGCTGCAGCTTTGAGGGTCGTTACTACCGCTCTGGAGAAACCGTAATACTAGACAATGACTGTGGAAGACGCTGTAGCTGCAGGTATGGCTCCATGACTTGTCACTCCCACAGATGTGGCCCACTTGAGTTGTGCGACGTTGAGGATGGAGAAAGAGGATGCAGACCAAAAAGCTACGCAACCTGCTGGATAAGGGGCTCAGGGTCATATCATACGTTTGATGGACTGACATACCAGTACCCTGGGGCGTGTCGCTTGACCGTTTCCAAAGTAATAGGATCGTCTAGCCAATCGCACTTTGTGGTAACAACAGAAAAAGTGCCAAGACACCAGCAGGGTTTTTCCAATGTGATAAAGATTGAGGCAGAGGGAACACAAATCTCCATTGAGATGGCACCAAGCAGCAAAGTTCAG GTTGACGGTCAGCTGATCAGATTACCTTTCAGCTCTGCGTCCAACCGAATCCGCATCTACCACAGCAGCATTCACAGCATCGTCCTTCACACCTCTTTTGGTGTAACTGTGCAGACAGTCTGGCCTCGCTTTGTTCGTCTCACTGTACCCAGTAGCTACAACAGTTCACTTGGTGGACTCTGTGGAAACAACAATGGTAACCCACATGACGACTTCCGCACGCCCAGTGGTACACTGGTCAACAGTTCTCAGGCCTTTGGAGACAGCTGGCGAAATGGCTCACTTGCTGCACAGTGTGTGGAAAGCATCAATCACAATTCTACAACCAATTACAGTTCCAATGAGTACTGTGGCATTCTTACCTCACCACATGGGCCCTTTGCACCGTGTAACACCACGGTGGACCCACAGCAGCAGTTGGACGCATGTGTGAACATACTCAGGGGCTCTAGAGATCCAACATCAGCACTGTGTGAGGTCCTTAGAGATTATGTACTCATGTGTCAACAGAGGGGCATTACCTTAGGACAGTGGAGAAATGCAACTGCCTGTG caCAAACCTGCCCTGCAAACAGCCATTATGAGCTCTGCGGAAGCTCTTGTCCATCTGCCTGCCCCAGCCTCTCTTTCCCCTTTACCTGTGTCACTCGGTGCCAGGATGGGTGCCAGTGTGATGATGGGTTTGTCCTCAATGGCAACCAGTGTGTGCCACCAACATCCTGCGGATGCTATCACAATGGACGCTATCGCGAAGGTGGCGAGCAGTTCTTGGATGGTGAATGTCAGCACTTGTGCACCTGTAACAGCACTACTGGAGTGGTCCATTGCGTCAACAACGCCTGTGGTCCCCAGCAGTCCTGCCGGGTCGTGGCAGGCGAGTTGGGCTGCCACGCCATCCCTCGTGGCACCTGCTCTGCCTCTGGAGACCCCCATTATCTCACCTTTGATCACAAGGCCTATGACTTTCAGGGAACCTGCCGCTATGTTCTGGCCACTCTTTGCAATGCCACTCACGGGCACCACCAATTTTCTGTGGAAGCGAAGAATGAGCCGTGGAATGGGTTGCCAGTTTCAATCACAGCTGAAGTTTTTGTGAATGTGTGGGGCTATCAAGTACACATGTCCAGACACAGGAGGGGTGTAGTAGAG GTAAATGGAATAACAAGTAATTTACCAGTTCTCTTGAATGGCAGTCGTGTATCTATCTATGCAAGTGGATCTCGAACGTTTGTCAGTTCGGATTTTGGTCTGAGCGTCTCGTACGATGGATGGAGTACAGTGGTTGTCTCCCTGCCTTCAAGTTACAG TGGACAAATGTGCGGACTTTGTGGAAACTTCAACGGAAACCCAAATGATGAGTTCCAATCTCCAAATGGAACAACAGTCACCACTCCTCATGCGTTCGGGGCGTCCTGGAAGGTGCCAGGTAACTACACCTGCAACGACGGCTGTGGCTCCTCCTGCCCCCGATGCACCAATGAACAGCCCGCCAGAGCTCAGTGTGAGGTGATTAAAGCAGCTGACGGCCCCTTCAGCTTCTGCCACGAGCAGGTGGACCCAGCACCGTATTTCACCGACTGTGTGTTTGACGTATGTGTGTCCGGAAATCGAAACCAAGACCTTCTGTGCAGGGCCATTCAGTCGTATGTCAGCGCCTGTCAGTCTGCTGATGTTCCTATCTTCCCTTGGAGACAGAACACCACCTGCA GACTCGACTGTGCAGCCAACAGTCATTATGAGCTGTGTGGTACAGACTGTGGTGACACTTGTGCCAACAGCATTAATGCCACCTGTGAGCAAGGATGCTCGGAGGGATGTTTCTGTGATGAAGGCTTCGTCAGGAGTGGGTTGAGGTGTGTCCCTGTGCAAAGCTGTGGCTGCCAACACAACGGCTTCTACTATGAC GCTGGTGAATCCTTCTGGACAGATGGTTGCTCCCAGAGATGTGAATGTCGTGCTCCCAATGACCTGCGGTGTTCTCCTGCATCTTGCACTCCCACACAACAGTGCACCATCAGAAATGGCCAGCTGGGCTGTTATGATGCACTGTCTACTTGCACGGTGTGGGGAGATCCACACTACATCACCTTTGACGGAGTAGTGTCTCACTTTCAGGGCACGTGCTCTTACATTATTACAGAGAGTGTGGGCCACAGGACCGGTGAGACCCAGTTTCACGTAACAGCTACCAATAACCACCGTGGCAACAACCGTGTGTCGTTTGTATCTGTGGTGGATGTGTACATCGTGTATCAAACAGAGAATGTGCATGTCAGGCTTGGACCCAACAGAAGAGTGAAG GTGAATGGAACCGCGACATCTCTTCCCACCACTGTGGGGACCTTAGCTCAGGTGGAAAGACAGGGAAACTACATAGTCCTCAATTCCTCTGACCTGATTGTCCAGTTTGATGGCCGGAGTACTTTACTGGTCAGAATCGGCCCACAGCGTAGAAACAGAGTCATTGGGATGTGCGGGAACTCCAACGGCAACTCTGCAGATGACAAAGTCTTGCCCAATGGCACAGTGGCGCAAAATGACAATGAATTTGGACACAGCTGGAAGGCACCCACAAGTCAAGCAGG ATGTGGATCCACTGATGAAACAGGCGACGATGGATTGAGTAACTGCGCCCTTGTGGCAAAATACTCTGAGGTTTGTAGTGTCATCACCGACACCAGCGGTCCATTCAGTTCCTGTCACCTGCACGCGGACCCTGAGCCATTTTTCGACTCCTGTGTCTACGACCTCTGCCTCTACACTCCAGCCAACAGcatgcagtgttctgctgcaGAAGCCTATGAGAGAACCTGCTCTGTTTTGGGGTTAAACATCACTGAGTGGCGCTCTGGTTTGCACTGTG ctgaGTCAGACCCTTGTGAACATCTGGACTGCACAGAGGATGAATGGTGTGGTGAGAAGGACGGCGTTTACGACTGCTTCTGCGACGAACGCCATCATCGACCCAACAACGAGAGCTACG ACTCAGTTATCACTTGTGCCAATAGTACAGGCACCATGTCTGTGTCTCGCTGCCAGCTGTTTGAAGCTGGCTTCCACTCCAGCGCCCTCCATCTCCGAGATGATTCCTGCAACGCGACCCTGCAGGACGGACGCCTGGTGTTCCACTTTGACAATGATGACCAGCTGTGTGGGACAGTTCTCAGG AGCAATGGAACCCATTTCATGTATGAGAATACCATCCGGGGTGATGTGGATCCTCACGGAGGTGTAATCAGCCGCCAGAGGAACATCAACTTACGTTTCTGCTGTGAATATCCTCTAAATGAGGCCCTGTCAATGGCTGTGGGCATCAACCCTCTAGAGAG CATTGTGAGGAAGAAGCTTCCATCTGGTCAAGGGGAGTATCATACGAAAATGATCCTCTACCAGGACGCTGGTTACCGCTTCCCCTTCACCAGCAGCCAAACCGTAGACATAGAAGTAGATGAGAAGGTGTATGTGGAGGTGCGGACGGAGGGAATTGACCAAACCCAGATCTCCACCATTCTGGAGTCTTGCTGGGCGACGCCAGTCAACATCGCCAGCAACCCTGTCCGCTGGGATCTCATCACTGAAGA GTGTCCTAATGCAGCAGATGGAACAGTGGCAATGCTGCAGAACGGCGTCTCCACCGTGGCCCGATTCTCCTTCAGGATGTTCTCCTTTACCAACTATTCATCCCTTTACATGCACTGTCAGACCCACCTGTGTTTCCTGAGGAACAACAACTGCACAGCT cgCTGCCACCTGGGTCACCACTGGCGAGCTCTGAGGGATCTATCCCATAGCGGCACCGTGGACATCTCAGTTGGACCGATAGTCCTGAAAAGTGGTTCAGGCCAGTTGACATCACTGGTGGTGACCCTGCTGGTCAGTTTGCTGACTGCTAAAACTCTGTTCTAA
- the LOC111577756 gene encoding neurexophilin-1-like, producing MEIFANHCFVWILLKGTFCLLVLGQHQTQDNFTFTERAAPQLHRNQEDSSQNNWVLQTRNLIQNTNLPVSPFIPLSKQGLWEILGGNSQSSSNPSLKIKLQPITKVHGAAKLSRTFSWGDFYSNIKTVKLNLLIMGKIVDHGNGSLGVYFRHNSTGVGNVSVSLVPPKKEVEFDLERQSVVNPKDSKTFNCRVDYEKTERNKKVMLCNYDPSKTCAQEQTQSHVTWMCSKPFQVICIYVSFYSTDYRLVQKVCPDYSSQSPAYLPTG from the exons ATGGAGATTTTTGCCAATCACTGCTTTGTTTGGATACTTCTGAAAGGAACCTTCTGTCTG TTGGTTCTCGGGCAACACCAGACACAGGACAACTTCACCTTCACAGAGAGAGCAGCTCCTCAACTCCACAGAAACCAGGAGGATTCATCACAAAACAACTGGGTGCTTCAGACCAGAAATCTGATTCAGAACACCAACCTCCCCGTCAGTCCCTTCATCCCACTCTCCAAGCAGGGACTTTGGGAAATTCTTGGAGGAAACTCACAGTCCAGCTCCAACCCATCCTTAAAGATAAAGCTTCAGCCCATCACCAAAGTTCACGGAGCAGCTAAACTGTCCAGGACGTTCAGTTGGGGGGATTTTTACTCAAACATCAAGACAGTCAAGCTCAATCTGCTGATAATGGGGAAGATCGTGGACCACGGGAACGGCTCTCTGGGCGTCTACTTCCGCCACAACTCCACAGGTGTGGGCAACGTGTCCGTCAGTCTCGTCCCGCCGAAGAAGGAGGTGGAGTTCGACCTGGAGCGCCAGAGTGTGGTCAACCCCAAAGACTCGAAGACGTTCAACTGCAGGGTGGACTACGAGAAAACCGAACGCAACAAAAAGGTGATGCTGTGCAACTACGACCCGTCCAAGACGTGCGCACAGGAACAAACCCAGAGCCACGTCACCTGGATGTGCTCCAAACCTTTCCAGGTCATCTGCATCTATGTGTCCTTCTACAGCACAGACTACAGGCTGGTTCAGAAAGTCTGTCCGGACTACAGCTCCCAGAGTCCAGCATACCTGCCCACGGGTTAA